GTTAAAGATAGGTATCAGGTTTCTGACACCAGCCTATCCTCAAGCCAAGTTTCAGGTGGGAGTGAGAACTTAGGCCCCACTTTCTCCTTCGGACCTGGAAAAGTAGCAACAATGCAGATGTATTCTGAGCCAGTGGTAGCATTAAGGAGAAAATGTGCTATGCCATGTTGAGGCAAGGGAGGGATGAGAGAACCTCTGACTTTTCCCCAGAGTGGCATGGAGACCAGAATCTGGAGGCTCCTGTGCCGTGCCCCGCCCCCAAGAAGCATAAGATATTGATGAAGGACAACCAGTGACCCTAAAAGTCCCAGAAATATAAATGAGGATGATGCAAAGGGATTGCATGGCTCCAATGACCAGAGCCTCTGTGGACGGCCAGTCTCAACACTGTGGCCCTTCCATACGCATTTGTCTTTGCATTTCCAGTGGCTAGCACAGTGGCCAGTAAATGTTCACTTTGTACAATAATGTAGCCAGGAAGACGGAGCAGTAAAGAGTTACCAGGGAAACTCAGTTCTGTTTACACCATTTTCCTTAATTCTCCATATAACGCCCAAGTAcccttaataataaaataactctccatctcatagaaacagagagaactGTAGTTGCCagaagctggggggtgggggcagagaaatgagaagatgttggtcaaagagtatgaatttatttataagaTGAATACGTTCTGGAGGTTTAATATATAGTGTGGTAACCATAGTTATCAATACTGTATTTATTGTATGCTTGCCATTTGCAGAGAGATCTTAAATGCTCTCCATAAACATAAGCACACAGAGgtaactatatgaggtgatggaagtgttctcTACCTTACTGTGGTAACCAGTTCactatagagagagagaaatagagagacagagagacaaatcattatgctgtataccaTAAACTTACATAATATTatctgtcaattatacctcaataaagctgagaaaaaaagtctccaagatctctctctctctctctctctctctcacacacacacacacacacacacacacacactgccacatacacactaataataataactctAACAGTAGCCTCTGATAAAAAACTGATcaggaaatgtgaaaaacaaatgacaagTATATAGAATTTCAAAATCTTTATGGTTATAAGCTCTGTGAGTATAGGTCAAGACTGGAAACAAACACCTAAAGTATTTTTCAATCATGAATACTTTATTACATTAGTACTAGAtatgttcatttttctcctaaaattttatataaccaatatatcataaatatatagagaGTTTCCTTACAAATGTAAGTATCAGGCCAACTTCTGTGTTTagcaaatgtttaataaacataTGCTCTAGATCCTTATCCccatccttcccaccccaccctgcacaGTCCCTCCCACACACTCTTACATTGTGgttgtattttttacattttcatccaCATGGCACAGAGCCCCAATTTGCCAACAGAATTCTCGGGGAGTGGCACCGTATCACAGTGTTGATGTGGCTAGGAAGTGGTCATCGCTGCACGTAAACAGAGCAGGCCAAGGGCGCCTTCATTCTCCTCCAGCCATTTTCAGGGGGCTGGGGCAGTGGAACCGCTCAGGACTATGCTATGATTTGGAGGCACCCCAGAAACTTAACACTATAACTACTACAGAGCTTTGAGAATTCCGCACAGGTCTTATCAAGAGGCCTATGAAGTGGAGAAAATTGGGACTGCACAGGACTGGCTGAAGAGCGCTGGGTAAGGAATGGCATTTTCCAGCTTCTTCAGCCAAGCGGCGGTTCAGGCACGCACGTAGCGGACGATGGGGGTGACACAGGTACAGCCCACAGTCACCCGCACCTTCTCCAGCCGGAAGGTGCGAGAGCAGCCCTGGGGCTCCCTCCGCAGGACCAGGAATTCCTGCTGGATGGGAACGGAATTCATGGAGCTGTCTTCCTGCCCCTCGGCGTTGATGCAGCCCGAGTGCCTGCACTGGGCCTCCACGATCTCCGAGGGGAACCGGTTGGGGTCCCGGGTGATGCTGCAGGAGGAGCAGACGAAAGCAGGTGGTGAGACAAGGGAGACGGAGATGGACAAAAGTGAGAGCCCCGTAGCGCTGGCTGCTCACCTGCAGGGAGCCATTTCCCAGCAACCCAGGGCTGTAGCCAGCTGGCCTGGATTCATACACTGCCCTCCGGCAGGTGTTTAACTGCCGAAGCCTGTTTCTTCCACTCTAAAATGGAGATTCTCATAGGTCTCTTTCATGGAATGGTTGAGAATATTCAGTGATACAAATGTACACAAAACGCTACACTGAAATattggcattcaataaatgtcagatcttttctttttcattgccctgttgctattatttaattaattttcatccTTTGCCTAGATACGGAACTTGACTAGTCAGTCTAATATACAGTCTACAAAGCCTGCTGCTTGGAGAGGAAAGCCAAAGCCCCAGAGGTCTGCGAATGCACCACATACTCTCAGTTTCTTCCTGAATACCCGCTCTGCCAGGGGACACAAAGGCAGCAAAGCCATGCCAGCCAACTTGCCACTCCTTTCCTGTGGGAAGCAATTCAGGCAGCCCCAGAAGCCCTTCTAATTGTCCCTGGAATCTGTTTTCGTACTTGTATTTGGAGCATGTAGTTGAGACCTTGCTATTCCAAGATCTGGCACGTCAGATAGCATCACAGGACAGTACCCTGGACATCCCATCCCCAAACGggcctctcactctgccctcctCACCTTTCCTTGCAGGCTGATGTCTAATCTGAATGGAGCACTCCAAATGGACTTTTCTGGCTCCCACTTATTCAGATGCAAAGATTATTACGTGGGCTGCTTTAAAGAGCCCCCTCTTCCAAGACAGAAAGTTTGTAAATACCAACCCAGGGCTGTGTGGAGCAGGCAAAGGCAGAGAGTCAATGAGAAGTTACAAGCAAAACAGTAGGACTTCTGACCACACAGGAGGACCTAGCCAGAAAAGCAAACTGTGAGCTCCCAGGCAAAGTgggatttctgtttttaagagcaAATAttagggcttttattttttttctatattttctaaattccctatgattagaataaataaacatggtttTCAAAAGAACGTGAAGATCAGTCTCATTTGCACTTACTTGTAATCCCAGGGGGAACTGGAGCGGTTCTGGAAATCATTTGAGATGGAAATAGCCCCCTGGTTTTGCCTGAGGATGCGAATGTCCACCCTCACGCTGTTATCCTCCAGGGGAGGGCACAGGGCTGTATCCCCTGCTTTAGGGTTTTTCCAGGCTGTCACCTCCCTCAGGAGGGTGAGCTCCAGCATCAACAGCAGCAGGGACTTAAGCTGCAAAATAGAGAAAGTTGAGTTGGTTTGGAACTCTGGTGTCAGTTGCTCTCATCCTCTAGCTGAACTCAGCATCCCCAGTCTTTTGTGGGACCAGGgcttctctctgaacctcaggtcCTCACCTGAAAATGGGAAGTCATACATGAAGATATCAGGGTGCCAAACTGAGTATATACTCATTAGCCTGGTGATTGAGACTCCTACAGTCTGAGACTTCCTCAACAGTGGGACAGAAAGCTTATAAGGATCTGAGACTGGGTTTAAATCTTGACCTGGCCTCATCACTGAatctctggtttctcttctttccaacTGGGTTATAATACTCCCTTCATAATAATATTCACAAGATTAAATCTAGTGTTCTATATAAAGTACCTATAAATTTATCTAGTAAAAATAAAGGATTAATAAATGATAGCCCTTGTTTTTAGTTCCAACCTTGTATTTCATGAattctccttcctcccagccaGCCATCTCTCCACGTAGAATACACTGCCCCCACATCTATCTATCCAAACCCTACACTTCCATCAAGGCCCCACTCAGAGGTAGCCTTCTCTAGGAACCTTCTCTAaagtcattaaattaaaaatacgtTCATTTTCCTTCAGCCATAAAGCACTTGCCATCTAGCATTCAAGTGTCATTTCTTTACTGTCTGGAAATGTACTGTCTGTGTTCATGTCAGATATACACCTATTGGATTATAAGTTCCTGCAGGAGAACATGTCCTAGAACAGGTGTTCCACAAATACTTTCtggatgaatgaaatgaaaaaaacaatacagTTAAATTAACAATGTATTTAAACTCAAAGCACTAAGAAAAGCACTGTGCAAAACCAACTATAGCAAAGTTCCAATTATCCATGTTAATTGAAAGAAGCAGAGCCACTAATGATGCACAACTACAGAGAATATGGAAACTATTTGTCTTTAGCTCTGAAACATATATTTTTCCTACTTACATTGAAATATCAGTTTATCTGGTATTACAGGAATACACAAAGAAAGTGCTCTGTGAAGACCTACCTAAAAGAAGAGGTAAAAATCTCTCTAGCTTCCTTTTGTCACAACCATGCTCTGCTCACCCCACCATTACCACCAACCCTTACTGGGGATGGACAAGGCCCATTACCAACTCTCAACATGATGCAGAAAAGGAGCTGAATCTGGGTTGCTTTCATTCTCTGGGCTCAATGTTGTTCAGGCTCACACTTTCCATGGGTTAAGGTAGGGGAGGTTATTAGACATGTCCATTTAAAGGAcctcctttttatattttacagatgCTGGAGGCAAGAAATGACAAGACTAAAGAGAAAGGTCATGGTGTCAACTTGCCGTATGAAGGTAGGTGACACTAAAAAGAAGTTGAAAGCAAGATTGACCCAGATAAGCCCAAATGAGGCTGATCTGCCTTCAGATAATCAGCAGTTGTCTACTTTCATCTACtacaatcattcattcattcagcaacttTTTCTCAACTGTATAGTGTGGTGACTCAAGATACATGCTCTGGAGTCAGATGTCCTGCGTCCATAACTCAGTTTCAGGACTCTGACTAGCTGCCATTCGCACTGCCAGCATGTGGTAAGTATTCAACACAGGGGGATATTAAGTAGACATTGTGCTAATGACACACAATGAACAGAAAAGATGTGGAATTTTCCCTCATGGATCTTCTGTCTAGAGctatgaaataaactttaaaaagttaaaggatGCTCTTGTAGACCAGAGGGTTCTTAGGTAACTTCCCAAGCCTACCAATTACTtctttaaggtttcttttttttcttttttgagagagagacagaaagcactcCCAAgccggggagggccagagggagagggacagagagaatcttaagcaggcttcgtgcCCAGCAaagaacccaatgtggagcttgatctcacaaccgtgaaatcgagggtcggatgcttacctgactgagccacccaggtgtcccttgggtTTCTTAAGAAAATTCCTCCtgtgtgttttcatcttttatcttTAGTATCATATTCACTGAGTCACTTCTCGCTTTCATTATCAAAGCTTTAAAGTAACTGTATCTTATGGGTATGTGATTCAGCAATAATTTCCATGCTTCTAACAAATCATTATATTTGCTTATGTTCTTGGAGTATTTTAGAACACACTTTCACATCTCTTTGAATACTGGATTCTCACAACCACCTCACGAAGTAGGCAGAGCTAGTATTAATTATCCCAATGACACCGGTAAGAGTCATGCCCGAAAAGTAACAAACGGCTTCATTGAGTTCACCAGCTTGTTGGTATCAGTCAGGGGACTCAATCCTAGGTGTCAGTGGTCAGTACCATTGATACTGAAGTTCATTATTATTGTCAATATAAAGCCAGTCGTGGTGCTTTAGTCTTAGCTTTGCCTCCCAAGAGGAGGCAAGCATTTTAAGCAATGTGAACAGCCGTGTCAGAATTGCATGAGCGTTGTAGGTCACACAGCTCTTTATCAGGAAATCAGATAATGCCTGCATATCACTCTAGTTTGCTCCACAAAGCTTTTGATCTGAAACTGTAGATTTTGGTGGTTATGCGCTACAGAGCAGGGGCTCTGATATGGCTCTTGCTGATTCTTAAGAAAATGACACATacagcacacacatacattcttCTCTGAGAGGTTCAGAGCATCTTATAGATTTGAATTCTTACAGGCCACCTATGAGGCAGATACACAGATATCACTCCTGTTCTGTACACTAGGAACAGAAGCAAGAGAATGCACTAGTGAAGGTGGGCAGTATCAAGACACTGATGGCCTCTCAGGCTCACCTGAGACTATCTgagtatttgtcttctttt
The nucleotide sequence above comes from Panthera tigris isolate Pti1 chromosome B2, P.tigris_Pti1_mat1.1, whole genome shotgun sequence. Encoded proteins:
- the IL17F gene encoding interleukin-17F isoform X1, with the protein product MEKRPPKKLKSLLLLMLELTLLREVTAWKNPKAGDTALCPPLEDNSVRVDIRILRQNQGAISISNDFQNRSSSPWDYNITRDPNRFPSEIVEAQCRHSGCINAEGQEDSSMNSVPIQQEFLVLRREPQGCSRTFRLEKVRVTVGCTCVTPIVRYVRA
- the IL17F gene encoding interleukin-17F isoform X2, coding for MLKSLLLLMLELTLLREVTAWKNPKAGDTALCPPLEDNSVRVDIRILRQNQGAISISNDFQNRSSSPWDYNITRDPNRFPSEIVEAQCRHSGCINAEGQEDSSMNSVPIQQEFLVLRREPQGCSRTFRLEKVRVTVGCTCVTPIVRYVRA